The segment CCATGCCCGTTGAGCGAGCCACACACGTTCGGTTGATTCTCTGTCTTTGGCCCGGACTGCCCCAACTCTGGCTGTCGGGGGCGTGGTCGGGCCTGGCGCTGGCCATCGGCTTTGCCCTGTTGCTCGACCTATTATTACTGACAAGCTTGCTGTGGACGGAATGGGTGGAACATGCCTTTCGTTTTGCCGGCTGGACCGCGGTGGCCGTGCTGTGGGGCATTTCCGTCATGACCGGCTGGCGTTGGTCGAGCGAGCAAAAGACGTCTTTCCAGCGTCCGCGCGAGGAGGACTTGTTTCCGCGGGCTTTGGGGGAATACTTAAAGGGGAACTGGTACGAGGCGGAGACCGCTTGCAAGAGCCTGCTGCGGCGCGTGCCGGGCGACATCCAAGCTCGGCTGCTGTTGGCAACGTTATTGCGGCGTACCCGGCGTTGGCCCGAAGCACGCGAGCAGTTGCACACGCTCAAACGGCTGGAGGCCGCCGCAGGATGGGAATTCGAAATTACTGATGAGGAGCAGCGACTGACCGATGCCGAAGAGCAAGCGGTCGTCGAAGTCGGCGACGAGATGGAAGTGGGAGACCAAGTGGCGATGCCGCCCGCAATGCTGGGGGCGGCGTAACGGAGGATGGCCTTCCCAGGCCGTCCTGAACCATAACGGAGAGACCTGGAATGTACGAACGATTTACTGACCGCGCCCGTAAGGTTATGCAGTTGGCCAATCAAGAGGCCCAGCGGTTCAACCACGAATACATCGGCACCGAACACGTGCTCTTGGGCCTAATCAAGGAAGGCAGCGGGGTGGCGGCCAACGTGCTGAAGAACCTCGACGTCGACCTGCGCAAGATTCGCTTGGAGGTCGAAAAGCTGGTGCAGAGCGGCCCCGACATGGTCACCATGGGCAAGCTGCCGCAAACGCCGCGGGCCAAGAAGGTGATCGAGTATTCGATGGAAGAGGCCCGCAACCTGAATCACAACTACGTGGGCACCGAGCACATTCTGCTCGGCCTGCTGCGAGAGCAAGAGGGTGTGGCGGCCCAGGTGCTGATGAACCTGGGGCTGAAACTGGAAGAGGTACGCGAAGAGGTCTTGAACTTGTTAGGACACGGTATGGAAAGCGGCGAAGGGGGAGAACGCAGCCCGGCGGGCGGAGGCGGCGGCAGCGGGGCCAGCGAGGGCGGGGGCAAATCGAGCAAGTCGAAGACGCCCGCACTCGACAGCTTCGGCCGCGACCTGACCGAGTTGGCCCGTCAAGGGAAACTCGACCCGGTGATCGGCCGCGAAAAAGAAATCGAACGCGCCATCCAGATTCTCTGCCGGCGCACCAAGAACAACCCGGTGCTGTTGGGCGAGGCGGGTGTCGGCAAGACGGCCATCGTCGAAGGTTTTGCCCAGCGCGTGGTGGATGGCGACATTCCCGAGCTGTTGTCCGATCGGCGGATTGTGGTGCTCGATCTGGCGATGATGGTGGCCGGCACGAAGTACCGTGGCCAGTTCGAGGAACGCATCAAGGCGGTCATGAACGAGGTCCGCCGCGCGAAGAACACGATTCTGTTTATCGACGAGCTGCACACGCTGGTCGGCGCCGGCGGCGCGGAAGGGGCCATCGACGCCTCGAACGTGCTCAAGCCGGCCCTGGCCCGCGGCGAAATCCAGTGCATCGGCGCCACGACGCTCGACGAGTACCGCAAGTACATCGAGAAAGACAGCGCCCTCGATCGCCGCTTCCAGCTCGTGATGGTCGAGCCTTCGACCAAGCCGGAAACCGTGGAGATTCTCAAGGGTCTGCGCGACCGCTATGAATCGCACCATCGCGTGCAGATCACCGACAAGGCGTTGGAATCGGCCGTCGAGCTGTCGAGCCGTTATATCACCGGCCGTTGCTTGCCCGACAAGGCGATCGACGTCATCGACGAAGCGGGTGCCCGTGTGCGTCTGAAGGCCATGACCCGTCCGCCCGACTTGAAGGAAATCGACGAAGAAGTCGAGCACCTCAACAAGGAGAAGGAAGAGGCGGTCGCCAATCAGGACTTCGAGAAGGCCGCCGCCCTGCGCGATCAGGCCGACAAGCTGAAGAAGAAAAAGCTTTCCATCACCCGCGACTGGCGCGAGCGTTCGCGCGAGGCCGACGGCGTGGTCGACGACGAGGTGATCGCCGAGGTCGTCTCGAAGATGACGGGCATTCCGCTCACGCGGATGAGCACCGAAGACTCGAAGCGGCTGATGGAGATGGAGGGCGAGTTGCACAAGCGCGTCATCAGCCAGCACGAGGCGATCAAGCAGATCGCCAAGGCGGTTCGCCGCAGCCGCAGCGGTCTGAAAGATCCCAAGCGGCCCAGCGGCTGCTTCATCTTCGCCGGGCCGACCGGCGTGGGCAAAACGCTGCTGGCCAAGGCGCTGGCCGAGTTC is part of the Pirellulales bacterium genome and harbors:
- a CDS encoding ATP-dependent Clp protease ATP-binding subunit, whose protein sequence is MYERFTDRARKVMQLANQEAQRFNHEYIGTEHVLLGLIKEGSGVAANVLKNLDVDLRKIRLEVEKLVQSGPDMVTMGKLPQTPRAKKVIEYSMEEARNLNHNYVGTEHILLGLLREQEGVAAQVLMNLGLKLEEVREEVLNLLGHGMESGEGGERSPAGGGGGSGASEGGGKSSKSKTPALDSFGRDLTELARQGKLDPVIGREKEIERAIQILCRRTKNNPVLLGEAGVGKTAIVEGFAQRVVDGDIPELLSDRRIVVLDLAMMVAGTKYRGQFEERIKAVMNEVRRAKNTILFIDELHTLVGAGGAEGAIDASNVLKPALARGEIQCIGATTLDEYRKYIEKDSALDRRFQLVMVEPSTKPETVEILKGLRDRYESHHRVQITDKALESAVELSSRYITGRCLPDKAIDVIDEAGARVRLKAMTRPPDLKEIDEEVEHLNKEKEEAVANQDFEKAAALRDQADKLKKKKLSITRDWRERSREADGVVDDEVIAEVVSKMTGIPLTRMSTEDSKRLMEMEGELHKRVISQHEAIKQIAKAVRRSRSGLKDPKRPSGCFIFAGPTGVGKTLLAKALAEFMFGDADALIQIDMSEYMEKHNVSRLIGAPPGYVGFEEGGQLTEKIRRRPYAVVLLDEIEKAHPDVFNMLLQVMEEGRLTDSFGRNVDFRNTILIMTTNAGAEAIKNESAFGFQKPEDNANYESMKTRVKEQIERHFRPEFLNRLDDVIVFHHLTVNDLKEVIDLELSKVRGRLAERGLKLLLTDEAKKFLIKKGSDTDFGARPLRRAIENFVEDPLSEELLKGEFEGKDTITVDVKKVGETKQLIFEGSVGGELETPVGAVAGDGAETDS